In the genome of Mytilus edulis chromosome 14, xbMytEdul2.2, whole genome shotgun sequence, the window ATTGAATATATGAAATGAAGTACGATTGCCAATAATGTACACCTGCCAATGAGGCATGTTTCATTTAGAGATTACAGAACTTTGATGTTTACACAAGTGTTCAACACTGAGAAAGAACATTATTGTGAAATTAGCTTGTAACAGTGTAAAGACCAATACATAGAAAATACATAATTTGATATAGCTGAATTAAATATATACACCCTGTAACCTTATTTTAGAAATCATTGTTTTGTAGCTAGAACAATGCCacgaaaaatattaaataaatggaCATAAGAACTGATGGATGGACAAATGGACTGACGGACTGCCAGATGTACGAATTGATTGACTGATAGAATGATTTTAAACAGTTAACCCTCACCCTTATAACGCGAGACTATAATTATCaaaagattttcgtgtatgagtATTCCAATATGAGTTGTTGTTCGTCTTTAGTTAGGTATGTTGTACTGTATGTTGAGATTCTAAGACAATATCTGATTACTTTATTAAGTATTATCTTTCCTATACGATAATGTGTTTGATTTCAAGTAGTTGGACATCAATAGGGTTAAACATGATTGGAATATTGCAATTTGCAATTCAATGTATGCTAGTCAGGGTATAAATGCATCAGTTTTATTATATCGAGTCGAATTAAGAAAGACACTATTCGTATGTCTCAATTTAAATTTATCATACACTTACTGTTCTTCTTGGAGTGCGTGTATGCCCAGTAACCGACAATTACTGATCCAATTCCAGCTAATGCACTAACTGCACCTATTATTCCATTCACTAATGTGTCAGCtgagaaagttataaaaaatattataactcCAATGTGTATGAAATGATTTTCTTTAACTTTATAATTGTTAAACCTTTAAAGAGGTTTGCATATTGAAATTGGCATGGTCccataaaaataattcaaatcaaaTAGGCCGGTCTTTGTTCGTGCAACATTCACATATTTATTTCCCAGATAAGCCAAAAAATCCGATTCTCTCtatcccatgaaaattttaagaaAGATTACACAAGGGAACAACgacatgtataacaaaaaaaataaacaccaaCAATAACAAACATGTGTATCGCCCACACATAAGTAACATGTAGATCAAGACATTTATTAAAAGGCTTATAGTAATCAATTGCGTATACATTAAGATTTAAGTAAACTAGAAACATAAGGAAAGTGTTTCAACAgttcaaataaaaagtaaaatctcaaaaatactaaactccgaggaaaattataTAAAGGAGAGttcctgatcaaatggcaaaatcaaaagctaaaacatatcaaacgaattgatgacaactgtcatactcctgacttagtacaaacattttcttatgtcgaaaatggtggatattaaacctggttttaaagtaTCTAAATCCACACATGTATGAAAGTCGCATCCAGCTTtcataaatatcttttaaaaactaTCTAGCAGGTCGATATCAATACATACTATTGTCTTCCTCATCATCCTCATCGTCAGAGTCGTTTTCTGATGTAACTTCTGCCTTAACTAAAAATGgtattaaatcatttaaattgtAGAGTAACATTTCACAAATTAATCAAATACATACACACAAAAGTATGAGCTGTTTTAATTGATTAGAAATATAATGCTactagaaacatttttttttaacagcttAATTACAGGCATGCAAAGTGGGAGCCGCTTGAATTGTTAATGCACCCTTTCCCTCTTCTGTTGGATTCCGTTTGATACTGATTTTGTTCGCTACCTTggttattttctatattttattatgagatttgaacatcgataaaaTATGGTCACCTTAATTTTTGCAATGTTATTTATAGATGACTCTATGATTCTGAGATTGTCTACATTTCTCTTTATATTCTATGAGTTTATGAAAGCCCCCAAAAAGGGGTAACTATTTTGTAAGGCTATGTGATTGTTGTATGCGGATCCTTATGAAACATATATGTAATGTACAtattacggacgctatcacgagttggttgaccgttttggaatatcCTGTTCACACATGATACTGGATATATTGCgtatgtcgtaactacagtcccgTTCACTTCTGACGAATGTGACCTTCGAAGTTGACTAGTTACTGAGTTTataataacatgaacaacacgactgATGCTAAAAGTTGAGCAGGATTTGCtcaccttccggagcacctgagatcaaccccagtttttaatttggttcatgttgcttagtctctAGTCTTCTCGTCGTATTTTGATAATGCttagttagtttctgtgtgtgttacatctTACTGTTGTCTCGTTATTCTCctattatatttaatgcgtttccctcagttttagtaaCCTGGAATTGTTTTTTTGTATCGAtgtatgagtttcgaacagcggtttactactgttacctttatttctatgttgtggtttgtgtacttttatttgtctgtttgtctttctctTTTCTATGTTTGGCACTGTCAgtgtattttcgatctatgagtttttCTGTCCCTCTAGTATCGCTCGCCCCTTTCTTGTACAATAATTCTTGCTATAAAGAATACTGCGTCTTTATGAAATGTGTGAACAAGGATAACAAGATAGACCCAAATTATATCCACTTTTGCAAATATTAGTAAGCtacatttaaatttcaaatgcTATATTTTGAACTTCAATTGTATTTGTTTTCTCATTCAAAATGATATTTAATCAATATAAGAAATGTTCCTTGCAATGTCATTTAAACCAGACTATTGCATTgtttcataaattgttattttagtCGATCACGTATCAAATGCATTCGCGACGCTACTAttaatgtgtatatataaaatacacaCCAAATACAGTGTCGTTCTAAACCACTACAAACATAATGCAACATGAATACGCGATAAAAGAAGATTGGCACTCCAATCGCTGGTCTGTTCTTGTGACAAAGACTACATGAGAGTCGAACAATGACAGTTTAAAGAAAGGTGATTTAAAACATAAGTAATACCAGTCAATGTTGCTGGAAAGCTACTACCAGTTCCGACAGAATTTACAGCAAAGCATGTATATTCGCCAGTCATCGATTCCATTGCCGATGGAATAATAAGGGATGGATTGTCAACTGTTACTCCCATGATTCCAATTGAAACAGATGAAAGTCTTGTTATAGCTCCACGTATAGATCTTTCCCAGTACACCTTTGAAACTGCTGGAAAAGCATTTCGTATGGAACAAGTAAGTGTTACAGTATAACCAATGCCTGTTATGTGCGTTATAGATGGAGTATCAACTACAGGACGACCTGCAACAATAAAAAGTATTaccatgttttttttctaatatatgtaTTGAATAAAGTTAACTCACAGGACCTCAATACATTATTGTTTATACCTATAATGCTACAAAGTTACCATTATTCCTACAAACATGCATATTTTTCGACTGATGCAtagcatttttgaaaaatttaagtaATTCCAATTGATATTCTATAGTGTGTTTTgctatgttgtgatgttttacTATTGCCTCAGAAAACGGGAAGGGTTGCTACTAATTAAACGTTTAATATTGCTGCAATTAGTTGCACCTTTCCTAAATCAAAAATATGAGTTCAGTGGGTGTTCTCTGTTTATGTGGTTGATACATTTGTCtcgttttcgtttttatataaattaaactaTTGGTAACCCCGTGTTAATGGTTTTACTATGTAGTACTATACACCATTAGTTTTAATATAATTGTCATAATCCCTTTATCTGTGAGCACATTTAGCAAACTTGGCCTATTATTATTAGAAAGTTGATTGATTTACAGTAAAGACATAATGTCGGatacttttgttttaaactacattCATAACAAACTAATCATTTTGCGATTTTCGTTTTAACAGTGTGATTTTGAAAAGACTTCAGCCTATATTCTTTGTAGTTGTATGGATACGTCTAACTTGTTAAGGGAATACGATACAGTAGCAGGGGCAGATAATAAAGTTTTCAAAACTGTTCGTGTTGTTTTCGCGACGTTGGTAACCAGAACGTTGTAATTTCGCGATGTTTCTAATAAGAACGTTAACATTCCGCGGCGTCGCTTTAAAAGAAGCCATATTTCGCGGAATATTCAGTGACGTCATACATTCGGTTGCGCGAATTTAAAAGAAGTACCTGCTAAAAAAGTGTCCATGCCGTTTCTAAAAGACGGAAAAATTCGCCGAAGAGCAGGGAGATCAAAAGAATACTTGAGACATGTgagatgaacaaaaataaattaaatacaacTTTGCATGACGAAGTTGAAGAAATGATAATAGACACAGAAGAGATTACAGTCTGACAGTATAACATGGAAAGACGGAAGAAGAATTGTGGAGCTTTTTAGTCTGTCACTGAATAACTGTCAAAACAGAACGACCCAGCGGAATCTGCTCAACATAGAGGAAGAAAAATTGCAAGGATGTGGGGTCTATCTTACTATTCGTTGCTTAAACTGTAACATGctgaataacattttaacaaataagCCACTCAAttcgaaaaggtacaaaaagtccttttggtGAATTTTACAGGACATGTTATAAAATGTTGtgataatatttttgtaaacgattttatccgaaaaaaattacattaatgtaaacatttataaaattgtcaattctatcccgaatttgtcaattaaaacagaaaaagacgtagacaaatctgttttttttttttgtatttcaacaAGTGTAGAATCAGTTGTTCTCCGGACTTATGCTATACTGACCAGAAACTTAAAAATTTACGACACTATAGAGACAAAAAGTCAATAACTTTCATCAGTTCTGCAGGTTTAAAGACAGTAACTTAAAGACAACATTTAAACCTCagggaaaatacaaaaattagTCATCtagtgttttagaaattgaaatttaagttacgttacgttaagttaagttatttgaTATTAGATAAATCAACCGTcgttgcacgggattcgaaccgttgcctggtttgattgcattgatatcaGCATCGTAAGCGAGAGTcttatccccactgctaccggAATTAACATTATCATTTGGCAAAAAGCCATTTAAattgtactttgaaaatgattgaaatatatgaaatagttCATTAAAGatcttaataaaaataaaggGGAGGGGGCTCAGCACTTGTAGGTGCGTATATCTCACAGCTTTACGATATGaggaaaagtaaatgtgttttataaatcacaagtctactgCCAATAAGAAGtcacactttttaaaatttcgtaaatttttattttttgtaccttttcgcatggactggctcaaaTAAGACACAATTCGGAACAAAAGGACTTGCAATAGCTAACTATGAGTATTGGTAGCTTcctaacgtccagcggcaaatatgtattgcacatttatgacatccatcttattttaatgaaacttaaagaaATTAGAAAACGTATGAACCTGTGATTAATGAGAAAAGTTTAACAAAGTCTTTGGCGCGTATGGTGGCCTATCTGGTCTGGTATTTGAAGATTTGAAATCCATACACAAAAGGCATTACTACGACGTGTTGGACAgctgtgcaatatttttcatgacgTGAACAgttgttttcatttattgataataaATTCGAAGTCAATAATAATatcttgaattgaaaaaaatcagaatcaaaatagttcagtttgtttctttattttccgGAGAATTGTCATTGTACGGCCAAATTTAACAGACtatcaataaaataacaaaaccgacTGCATGAGAGAGATCCACATAGGTAGACAAGGTCGTATAACACCCCTATTcgtaaacaaaataataaataaagagaGGGTCTCATCCTGTTCTTAACTTGAAATTGGTACATAAAAAGAAATACTgagtttaattgatattttaaaaaaatataatattgtatgtgtATGTAGAACAACATGCAGTCAATAAAAATACgttaaaagatttcaaaaaaatatattagtgtCGTTTTTGGTTTGAATATGACAGTGGATGTTATAGATCAAAACAAGAAAACGTCCGTTCACATGCTGTTAAAAGACTTGTAATTAAATGGTGTCGTTCGgtattgtatatcatatttgtatttcgtttattgttttgtacttaaatcaggccgtaagtttcctgtttgagttgttttgcatttgtcatgtagGGGCCTTTCATagttgactatgcagtatgaatttAGTTCTTATTTGTATAAGCATATACCTAATGTACTTTAATGTATTGAAAGATAACAATTGAAGTATCGGCAAATGTACACTAATTGCAGACAGACAGATCAAAAAGTGTACACACGTTAAAACTCGTCGCTGTCAAGCAAATATGACGTCGTGCAGTAGGGTTGTTTCTGAGAAAAGTAACAGACGTATAGTTAGACGATCGGACAGAAGAACAAATTGTTTTCAATACAGCTCTACTTCTAGACAAACAAGTACGTCAACATTCATACATATACGCCGTATAAAAGATAATGCAACTTATCTATTGATAAAGACATCGTTCAAAATTATTCTCTAATACCGGATACTGTACTTCCTATGAAATGTTATATTACAACTTCATCTTCGGTCGATTGAGGCAGTAATGACATGAACTTAATTGCACGAGACAGCTCTTATCATAAAACAAGAAGTAcactttataatttaaatttgaaagatgattatcttttgaatgtaaaaagaaaaaaattaaagtacgCAAGGGCCTTTTAAAGTTGACGATACGGAAtcgtttttatcattgttgaaggttatatTGTTGTCAATTTATGGTATCACCTCACTTAATGTATAGTTGATTCACAATTTGTCATGTCAGGGCCTTTGAAATAATGTTATCTATCTTCTTACAGTACATAAAGCAATTTATAACTAATGTCCGACGGAGATGCACCTTTATACTTCTATCAGATTTTTCTTTTTTGCCGTATATCTGACAAAGTAATCTGCTAGAAACTTTTTTATATCCTTTTATTATGAAAAGGCTTCTGTCCAAATTTTGTTTCGTAAATGTTTAGCACAAATGTTTTGccattttatagatttttatgaTAAGTATCAACGCTTTGAAAAACACCTGCATATACTTGACAGCGTACTCGTGTACGGCGGGAATGATTACACGACGTTGTTgcgattaaaacttaatttaacgtAATTTAGCGCTGTATTGACAGACGTCGTAAAAATTACGGtatatggcttttattgaaaaaaaaggacatgaaccccatttttttcttttgcaatcaatcaagtattagtggaagatattagcaggcaaaatcgagggaattgtgcaaatgatgatacaagcatgaaaattaccacaaagcatcattattatatacttttaaagaaacaactgctggccattaaaaaaaattagtttttcaagatggccaccgccgttttctaaaatggctgtttttttcagtttgaaaatactgattttttctggaaaacttttcgTTTACCTTCTTTTAGTGAAAAACAGCTGTCAGGTTTGGTAGCTACCTTCTTTACATGTTAAAAATTCACTAGACATGAGTATTTGACACATACAgggtttgcgcatgcgcgaaaatgtaacaaaattcattaaaaaatattttaactatttactaTAAAATAAGTGATTTGggattttcaatgatattatgatttggtttgataacatttttcaaggttatgacaCACATGATTTAACaattttgcgcatgcgcaaactatttatagacataatgagtgatttgtatgcactaccagggCAAACTGGTATAAATCGTAGTTCATCTCATTACTCTAAAAAGCAAGTAAGTGTAAAATCTATGATGCCACTGTTTAAAAACAAGCCAATTCAGTTGCAATGATCAGGTATTTGATGGATAAGACGGAAAATGTGGTTAAAACGAGAAAAATATCATTAGTAAcggcagatcagccacttttggtAATGGATATTCAGTGGGAATTGCCTGATTTGTACAGagaagataagtttatcgtcatgtAAGGTGGATttcacattgaaatgacttgtcATAAAATTCTGGGTGATATATTACGTGAAGGTAGATGGACACATGTATCATGTGTCCTCACTAAAACCATTATTGCAATACCTAGAACGGCATATTCttgtatgtatgttcaaatgtacctaggactagacacGCGTATCAGATAACTCTATGTGTTTTAGCTTGAAAGGTATATATCGGCTTAAGAAAGCTAAACACAGAAATTATAAtcatgtcatgactctgtgacgttcaatgatttgATAGACTGGCGTAAGAAAATATAGTCATCTCTACCACAGTTcaattcctggcgttcaattataaaataagaactACTGTGAATTTGGTAGTATGCTTATTTCATGAGTCAGATTTTGtacaaacagtccatataaagcatgatactGTATTCATTTAGGTATTGATCGTGTAACATATTCTCGATCACGACCGACCTTCTCCGAGATATGGCTTCCCTTCTCTTAAGTCACCCACAGGTggcaattgattttgaaaatgatcattttactgtacgtaagaccagaaAATATTTTTCTTATGACACAATTGATCAAActaaaacagaataatgcaattgtaaaGGGCGATTTGTTGTCATAGGTTTAACCGAAGACCTCATTAAAACGTATTGATGGTAGCTAGACCAGAAGTCAGTAGACTATCAGATAAATTTGCAAGATCTAGTGGTTTGAGGCATTCTATAATAGATGAACGACTTAATGAACACACAAGGGTTTCTTTAAAAAGATCAAAGGCAAATAATTTGAAGATCGTTTGAAGCAAATACAAAACGAAGGAGAACCGGTTTCTTATAACCAGATTAAAAAGAACAACTCCTATTATGTCGGTAATATAAAACTGTAAACGTTTTTGTAAATAACAAAGCTAGAGCTCTtagatatcttttctagacttttattttttgtcgCAGTGGACAAATTGATTGGAATATTTCTTAATCCATAAAGACAAACTGCTCCTTCGTTTTTGTCTTCGGATGTCATTTTAAACAGTGGTATTAAATCGGTGCAAATGGataaacttgaaacattttgtaatttgcagatccaaattctgacgcatttatcgttgatagagcagcaatggttaattccaggcCACCTTGTAGGGAATCAATATTGGATGATTTTGCAATTTTGTTATACGGCCTTAAataaaatcttgcatcgataagtattcaagagtagaTATTGTGTTAGATTTACTAAATGAATCATTGAAAGGCTAGATGTGAGAAGACAAAAGTAGGGTTCTGGAGTAGTTTTCTCTatgaagatgacaacgaaacgaaATTTTTCAAGTGTCTTGCCGACAGAATGCTTCTGTGGAGACTAATAAGGATACTTTCCAgctaccccttgtaagcatggaGAAGCAGATAtacgaatgtttgtccatgttcggccggattatgaaaattgttgtaGGATGGTAATTTAAGGTAGCACCGACACAGATGTAGTAGTATTAAGAATTGCAGCACTCCAAAAATATGGTAGAACCAACTGTGAATAGGTTTTGGCAGGAATGAagacttttgatggcttcctgtacgtgatatatcaaatgcgtttggtcctcGTGTAGCTACTCTTCTTTTCATTCATACATTCAGTGCATGTGACACTAAGGGAATATGTCTGTTTTGATGACATAGGAAGTATTTCAACATGTAAGGGACGTACATATTTCTTTGCTGAAGTATAAAGACACATACAAGGACATAAAAGAAGTATTTGTTTGCATCATGTATGACAGAACAACATCACTATTTGCTGTTAACGAGGCACGATGTAAATTTTTACCCAggaagcagcggcattgtgatgtAGTTCCGCCTACAAGAGGGTTTTTTTCGGAGCACATCCAAAGAGCAGCGTATCAAGGAGGATAAgtttgggctcagcctgatttatgtaccaattcatgaacactggggttgaatgaaagaaaaaatcgagGACTTCTTCGGCTACCGTTAAAGTTGCATCCTCCTGTCGGTAACTTTTGAAATGAGGAGGCGAAAAATCCAGTTGTGTTGGTGActgtaaatgctaccgttctgTCCTTCCTTGTACGAGTTTTGTTATTGGCTACTGTCCGATAATTTTTAAGATAACGAACCTGTCTTTCtaacaaaactaggcatttaatcGTAACAAAGAATGTGATatcacttgttaagttgatgaaaattataaaaaaatacattttcaaaaattttgctgccattttgaaaccggaaatcacccttttttgtcatttatgtgttgtttttccGTACTTTAGGAACTGTAATTTACGCTTAATAAAaccttacattggattatacctataacacaACTTTCAAAGATTTACAACtggatatgacgccatttgcaaaatgatcggtggccatcttgaaaaaatggaaatttttgaTGGCCAGCACCTGATTTCTTTTAATTAGCGTTTAGTCCACctgtataccaaatttcatgcttgtatttCATGCTTGTGTTATTACTTGTTAAGgtgatgaaaattattaaaatattttttacgtaTTTGCATCTAATTTGGACCGGAAACCACTATTTTTCTTCagttatgtgttgttttgtcgtactaAGGAgctgtttttaacgttttatcatatCTTACATTGAATTATACATAACACATCTTTCAAGGATTAAAACCCCTTGTAAAATTgcttgaaagtaaaaaaaatcaaaatttttgaCTCGTTAGCCgacattttgaaaccggaagtcaccttaaGTTACATTAATGTATTGTCCAGTCGTTATTTATgaaatgtcattttctttttatcaaatctaacaatggattttacatataacacacctttcaAAGGATTAACAAATATTGGCTAATTTGTTATGACGCCATTTTcaaaatgtgtggtggccatcttgaaaaaatgattattttttctg includes:
- the LOC139504405 gene encoding uncharacterized protein translates to MVILFIVAGRPVVDTPSITHITGIGYTVTLTCSIRNAFPAVSKVYWERSIRGAITRLSSVSIGIMGVTVDNPSLIIPSAMESMTGEYTCFAVNSVGTGSSFPATLTVKAEVTSENDSDDEDDEEDNTDTLVNGIIGAVSALAGIGSVIVGYWAYTHSKKNTVGNRFQRKR